The DNA window CGCCCTGCCGGTTGGCTGTCACTGGCACACCCACCCGATCAAGGAACGGATCGCCATGTTGAAGTGTCCCAGTCCCCGCTGGTGGCAGACCGGCGTGTCGTCGGTGTTGCTGATGGCGCTGTTCGCGGGAGGTGGCTATGCGGCGTGGGCCGGCCAGCCGGCGGCGCAGGCGACAAAAGCCGCGCCCATGCGGTACGCCGCGACGTTGCGACTCGAGGTGGACGGCGAGCAGCAGGCGTTTGACATGCGAAGCGATGCCGGCATGCCATTCGCCTTTGCCCTGCACACCAAGGCAGGACATCGTTGGGAGGGCACGGCCACCATCTCCCCGTTCGCGGCAGGTCAGGTCCGCGTGGACATCGCGTTCAAGCAGGATGGCGTTGCGCTCCCGGATCCGATGATGCTGGTCGCCCGGTTGGATGAGGACGCTTCAATCAAGCTCTCGCCCGATGCGTCTTCGGGTCCGCTCGTGTTGACCATGCGGGTCGGTCAAACAGCGCCGCAGCACGTGCACAACGCGACGAGCACAGAGAAGGCCGGTCCCAGCCAGCGCGCGCAGGCATCCACGGGTCCGGATGACGATGCAAGTCCGTTCGATTACACCCAGCACGCGCCGCCGCGTTATCCCAAGGAGGCCGCCAATGCAGGCATCACTGGGACGGTCGTGATGCTGGTGGACATCGCGCCAGATGGGCAAGTGGCACGCGTCGTGGTGGAGCATTCCGCACACAATGCGCAGCTCGATGCGGCTGCAGTGGAGGCCGCGCGCAAGTGGCGTTTCAGGCCCAAGCTGGAAGCGGGCCGGGCCGTGGCGCACCGCGTCCGGGTGCCCATTGAATTCAGTATCGATGAGCCTACCGAAGGAGCCGCGTCAGCATCTGGCGACAAGCGCGTGGTCGGGCAGGACACGCCCTTCCTAACCGGACAACTCCAGGCATCCGCGGGCTCGCCAGGCAAGAAGATTCTTACTGACGTCCCTGTGGATGGCAGCACCGCGCATGTCCGCCTTGCTGCCGGCCGTCCGCCGGGCAAGTGGGACCGCGCCATCATGGGAGCTGCATGCTGATGCCCCGCGCATGCATCTGCGTGATGGTCGCCCTGCTCGTAGCCGGCTGTGCCACCCGGACGCCCGCGATGCAGGAAGACACCGCCACCACCCGCAACACCAATGTCGACCAGCGCATGTTGATGCCCGAAGGCGGGCAGGAAGGGGAGGCCAAGATCAAGCGCTACACGCTGGCGCCGAGCGAAGTGTTCCGCATGCCCGAGCCGACCGCGGCGGGCAATCCGGAGCTGCCACCCGATTCGCCGCGCCAGACCCTGGCGCCGACCACGGTCTGTGCGCGCGTGGTCCTCGATGCCCAAGGCGGGGTGCAGCGCGCCGAACTGTTGGACGACCGCGCCGACTGCGCCGCCGGCGC is part of the Pseudoxanthomonas sp. JBR18 genome and encodes:
- a CDS encoding TonB family protein; translation: MNSELMTWLGGTTLATSAAVVLVALLRRPMRAAFGVGAAYALWALVPVALIAVSLPAPVRPVLLVPMAAKVGVMQAVGEASQESTLPWTLLLAIAWGMGGLAMAGLQFWQQRRFMRRLGPLRLHADGLRLAATSAGLPAVTGVLRPRIVLPADFLHRYDADERALVVTHERQHIARGDLACNALAALLRCVYWFNPLLHWAMARYRHDQELACDARVLQRHPGARRTYAQAMLKTQLDDFALPVGCHWHTHPIKERIAMLKCPSPRWWQTGVSSVLLMALFAGGGYAAWAGQPAAQATKAAPMRYAATLRLEVDGEQQAFDMRSDAGMPFAFALHTKAGHRWEGTATISPFAAGQVRVDIAFKQDGVALPDPMMLVARLDEDASIKLSPDASSGPLVLTMRVGQTAPQHVHNATSTEKAGPSQRAQASTGPDDDASPFDYTQHAPPRYPKEAANAGITGTVVMLVDIAPDGQVARVVVEHSAHNAQLDAAAVEAARKWRFRPKLEAGRAVAHRVRVPIEFSIDEPTEGAASASGDKRVVGQDTPFLTGQLQASAGSPGKKILTDVPVDGSTAHVRLAAGRPPGKWDRAIMGAAC